One Salvia splendens isolate huo1 chromosome 22, SspV2, whole genome shotgun sequence DNA segment encodes these proteins:
- the LOC121786026 gene encoding O-fucosyltransferase 23-like translates to MNSLPYKCAAFLVVALMIKTLWLPTSSNFRGVHLNPNFDNEKSKFLEVPQIVWGLNNQKIAFARACLTARMLNRTLLMPSLSASLFYKEVDQLRPVSFDKVFQFEEFNARCQGFVRLGHYSEVSDTRDVLELQKGSGRRWTVEKDLEQLREFGKAPYDEYQVIRVVGKNPFLWHDHWPARDYAKIFECLVLVEEISREADKVVSKIREIGMEERSRVYRLQVNVNATLQSTPYVAVHMRIEKDWMIHCKKLEQRLNVSEICSSKEQIMRRVGSIVGLETPIVVYLAVADNLLEDNSILEGWGEGLLPFEKKKLGVLDVYKKHPYLIQSAIDYEVCLRSDVFIGNTFSTFSSLVVLERTQWMMSAGVAQRCGLDVRWPSYAYNLEGESNGPRPWASNMSDTSLQAISYGSNRVSCW, encoded by the coding sequence ATGAATTCTCTGCCTTACAAATGTGCTGCATTTCTTGTTGTTGCTTTGATGATTAAAACACTATGGCTTCCTACATCCTCGAATTTTCGTGGAGTGCATTTGAATCCGAATTTCGACAACGAGAAATCGAAGTTTTTGGAGGTTCCTCAGATAGTGTGGGGTTTGAACAATCAGAAAATTGCATTTGCAAGAGCTTGTTTGACTGCAAGAATGCTGAATAGAACCCTCCTTATGCCTAGTTTGAGTGCTTCCTTGTTCTACAAAGAGGTTGATCAGCTGAGGCCTGTTTCCTTTGATAAAGTCTTCCAATTCGAAGAATTCAATGCTCGTTGTCAAGGGTTTGTCCGGTTAGGGCATTACTCAGAGGTTTCAGACACGAGGGACGTGCTTGAGCTTCAAAAGGGGAGTGGGAGGAGATGGACGGTCGAGAAGGATTTGGAGCAGTTGAGGGAGTTCGGTAAGGCTCCCTACGATGAGTATCAAGTGATCCGAGTAGTTGGCAAGAATCCCTTCTTGTGGCATGATCATTGGCCGGCTAGAGACTATGCAAAGATTTTTGAATGCTTAGTTTTGGTGGAGGAAATATCTCGAGAGGCTGATAAGGTCGTGTCGAAGATTAGAGAAATTGGGATGgaggaaaggagtagagtttatCGTTTGCAAGTTAATGTAAATGCAACGTTGCAGAGCACGCCTTATGTAGCTGTGCACATGAGGATCGAGAAGGATTGGATGATACATTGCAAGAAACTCGAGCAGAGATTGAACGTTAGCGAGATTTGCAGCAGCAAGGAGCAAATCATGAGAAGAGTGGGAAGCATTGTTGGATTAGAAACCCCTATTGTTGTATACCTTGCTGTTGCGGACAATCTTCTTGAAGATAACTCTATACTCGAGGGGTGGGGCGAGGGCTTGCTTCCTTTCGAGAAGAAGAAGTTGGGCGTTCTTGATGTATACAAGAAGCACCCTTATCTGATCCAATCAGCTATAGACTACGAAGTTTGTTTGAGATCTGATGTGTTTATCGGGAACACCTTCTCGACTTTCTCTAGCCTTGTCGTTCTTGAGAGAACTCAGTGGATGATGAGCGCGGGTGTTGCACAACGGTGTGGGCTAGACGTTAGGTGGCCTTCTTATGCCTATAATTTGGAGGGTGAATCAAATGGTCCGCGGCCATGGGCATCTAATATGTCGGACACGAGCCTCCAAGCCATTAGTTATGGCTCGAACCGCGTTTCGTGTTGGTGA